In the Clostridium beijerinckii genome, one interval contains:
- a CDS encoding GNAT family N-acetyltransferase: MENIKIKKADLEDFELVGNLFNKYRIFYGQDSNLESSKKFIEERMIHNESVIFIIMKDSIIPLGFVQLYPSFSSVSMKRIWILNDLYVEESARKKGIGKSLMNKAKEFAFETGAKGLTLSTAIDNTTAQKLYEQSGYKRNEMFYQYSYFF; this comes from the coding sequence ATGGAAAATATAAAAATTAAAAAAGCTGATTTAGAAGATTTTGAGTTGGTTGGAAACTTATTCAATAAGTATAGAATATTTTATGGACAAGATTCAAATTTAGAATCTTCAAAGAAATTTATTGAGGAACGAATGATACATAATGAATCAGTAATTTTTATTATCATGAAAGACTCAATAATACCTCTAGGATTTGTTCAATTATACCCATCTTTTTCATCAGTATCCATGAAAAGAATATGGATACTAAATGATTTATATGTTGAAGAAAGTGCGAGAAAGAAAGGTATAGGTAAAAGTTTAATGAATAAAGCAAAAGAGTTTGCATTTGAAACAGGAGCAAAAGGATTAACCTTATCAACTGCAATAGATAATACTACTGCACAAAAACTATATGAACAATCAGGGTATAAAAGAAATGAAATGTTCTATCAGTATAGTTATTTTTTTTAA
- a CDS encoding winged helix-turn-helix transcriptional regulator yields MSDYMNYNKEFPADNVYERKCPVIYALDILGQKWKLPILWCLSNKDFTRYSELKRKVKGITNMMLTKSLKELEEHKLIVRTQYETIPPKVEYSLTERGKALLPTFKELYIWGEEQLKLDTSKSNYE; encoded by the coding sequence ATGAGTGATTATATGAATTATAATAAAGAATTCCCTGCTGATAATGTATATGAAAGAAAATGTCCTGTTATATATGCACTCGATATTTTAGGCCAGAAATGGAAATTACCTATCTTATGGTGTCTATCCAACAAAGATTTTACTAGATATAGTGAATTAAAACGAAAAGTTAAAGGTATTACTAATATGATGCTTACAAAGTCTTTAAAAGAATTAGAAGAACATAAGCTAATTGTTAGAACCCAATATGAAACCATTCCTCCGAAGGTTGAATATTCTTTGACAGAAAGAGGTAAAGCCTTACTTCCAACATTTAAGGAATTATACATATGGGGTGAAGAGCAACTTAAACTTGATACGTCAAAATCAAATTATGAATAA
- a CDS encoding flavodoxin family protein — MKIYGINGSPRKNKNTATLLQKALDGVKEAAKDKEIETEIINLYDLNYTGCISCFACKRLGSNSYGKCAVKDDLQEVLEKVSQSDGLIFSSPVYFSNVTGKFLSFLERLLFPYLVYDNNGTSLAPKRMPTAFIYTMNVKEEVMKQIGYLKTFERMESNIGHIFTKPLVMYSNNTYQFDDYSKYKVESFSEEEKAAHRKIQFPLDCQKAFELGANLIKH; from the coding sequence ATGAAAATTTATGGTATTAACGGAAGTCCAAGAAAAAATAAAAATACAGCTACATTGCTTCAAAAAGCTTTAGATGGAGTAAAAGAAGCTGCAAAAGATAAAGAAATTGAAACTGAAATAATTAATTTATATGATTTAAATTATACTGGATGTATAAGTTGCTTTGCTTGTAAAAGACTTGGAAGTAACAGTTATGGAAAATGTGCGGTAAAAGACGATCTTCAAGAAGTTTTAGAAAAAGTATCTCAATCTGATGGACTTATTTTTAGTTCTCCAGTATATTTTAGTAATGTAACAGGTAAATTCCTATCATTTTTAGAAAGACTATTATTTCCCTATCTTGTGTATGACAATAATGGTACTTCACTAGCGCCAAAGAGGATGCCAACAGCATTTATTTATACAATGAATGTTAAAGAAGAGGTAATGAAGCAAATTGGTTATTTAAAAACTTTTGAGCGCATGGAATCTAATATTGGACATATATTTACAAAACCATTAGTTATGTATTCAAATAATACTTATCAATTTGATGATTACTCAAAATATAAAGTTGAATCCTTCTCTGAAGAAGAAAAAGCAGCACATAGAAAAATTCAATTTCCTTTAGATTGTCAAAAAGCATTTGAATTAGGTGCAAATTTAATAAAGCACTAG
- a CDS encoding helix-turn-helix domain-containing protein, protein MGLKENIKNRRLELNLTLEDVSKRLSISKPTLQRYESGVISNIPSDKIEKLAVILETTPSILMGWDENKIKTRLQLSEELECLLKKYNSLDNLGKHTVNTVLEMEFNRCSQLNNQDRIF, encoded by the coding sequence ATGGGTTTGAAAGAAAATATCAAAAATAGACGATTAGAATTGAATCTCACATTAGAAGATGTTTCTAAAAGATTATCTATTAGTAAGCCAACACTTCAAAGATATGAAAGCGGTGTAATCTCTAATATACCTTCTGACAAAATCGAAAAACTTGCAGTAATATTAGAAACAACTCCATCTATTTTAATGGGATGGGATGAAAACAAAATAAAAACACGTTTACAACTATCAGAAGAATTAGAATGTTTATTAAAAAAATATAATTCTTTAGATAATCTAGGTAAACATACAGTAAACACGGTATTAGAAATGGAATTTAATCGTTGCTCACAACTTAATAATCAAGATAGAATCTTTTAA
- a CDS encoding DUF739 family protein, which produces MILVNELKGKIKAKGYTQEKLARELGMSPKTLGNKLNKGIFGSNEIDKMIKLLDINNPIEIFFNK; this is translated from the coding sequence ATGATATTAGTTAATGAGTTAAAGGGAAAGATAAAAGCAAAAGGATATACTCAGGAAAAGCTGGCAAGGGAATTAGGAATGTCTCCAAAAACCTTAGGTAATAAACTTAATAAAGGAATATTTGGTTCTAATGAAATCGATAAGATGATAAAACTATTAGATATAAATAATCCAATAGAGATTTTTTTTAATAAATAA
- a CDS encoding phage replisome organizer N-terminal domain-containing protein: protein MADIKWIKLATNMHDDEKMKLIDAMPNRDTIHYVWIRILLLGGKLNANGKVFLSEGKPLTAKMLAVLFSRPLEDIKIALKVLSNFGMIEIASDKVIRIVNWDKHQNIEGMERVREQNRKRVENHREKKKEEKNAAKSNKEETQEDKVLEEFIDLEENQDLDESVELEKTNELEGKKDYSKNSTIEENKALGKNDILENLETSEEASGNTYINDKTNITTSEAGNNITVEIIDNNEDISNNILETDDNNCIVTKNNSNVTQNKCNVTVTQQNKKEKKNKNKKEKKEIDKDKNIEGKKNNGFDINNKGSACDDEVSQSNLSKKHNNTKSESGEEEDINLKALELMHYHEKITGKPGGCDYVALRSAIDIHGEKMVKMAMDVGFEKNCPDIKYAIGVLKNWRRDGYPEDHMEVKKNGVRSNGKSNRADKNEFAGFKPKEPRKLTEAERKRIEANLI from the coding sequence ATGGCAGATATCAAATGGATTAAATTAGCTACTAATATGCATGATGATGAAAAGATGAAGTTAATAGATGCAATGCCTAACAGGGATACAATTCATTATGTTTGGATAAGAATACTTTTACTTGGTGGAAAACTTAATGCTAATGGAAAGGTTTTCTTATCAGAAGGGAAACCTCTCACTGCCAAAATGTTGGCTGTATTATTTTCTAGGCCTTTAGAGGATATTAAGATTGCATTAAAAGTATTATCTAACTTTGGCATGATTGAAATAGCTTCTGATAAAGTAATTAGAATTGTGAACTGGGATAAGCATCAGAACATAGAGGGAATGGAAAGGGTCCGTGAACAAAACAGAAAAAGAGTTGAAAATCATAGAGAAAAGAAGAAAGAAGAGAAGAATGCAGCTAAAAGTAATAAGGAAGAAACTCAGGAAGATAAAGTCTTAGAAGAATTTATAGATTTAGAAGAAAATCAAGATCTGGATGAAAGTGTAGAATTAGAAAAAACTAATGAATTAGAAGGAAAGAAAGATTACTCTAAGAATTCTACTATAGAAGAAAACAAAGCTCTAGGTAAGAATGATATATTAGAAAATTTGGAAACTAGTGAAGAGGCTTCTGGAAATACGTATATTAATGATAAAACTAATATTACTACTAGCGAAGCAGGTAATAATATTACTGTAGAAATTATTGATAATAATGAAGATATCAGTAATAACATTTTAGAAACTGATGATAATAATTGTATTGTTACTAAAAATAATAGTAACGTTACTCAAAATAAATGTAACGTTACAGTAACGCAACAGAATAAGAAGGAGAAAAAGAATAAGAATAAGAAGGAGAAAAAAGAGATAGATAAAGATAAAAACATAGAGGGTAAAAAGAATAATGGTTTTGATATAAATAATAAAGGCTCAGCTTGTGATGATGAAGTTAGCCAGTCGAATCTATCTAAGAAACACAATAATACTAAAAGTGAATCAGGGGAAGAGGAGGACATAAATCTTAAAGCTTTAGAGCTTATGCATTATCATGAAAAAATAACAGGAAAGCCAGGAGGATGCGACTATGTTGCTCTTAGATCGGCTATTGATATCCATGGAGAAAAAATGGTTAAGATGGCCATGGATGTTGGGTTTGAGAAGAATTGTCCTGACATAAAGTATGCAATTGGGGTATTAAAAAACTGGAGGAGAGATGGGTATCCAGAAGATCATATGGAGGTAAAGAAAAATGGGGTTAGAAGCAATGGAAAGAGTAACAGAGCAGATAAAAATGAATTTGCAGGATTCAAGCCGAAGGAACCGCGAAAACTTACAGAAGCTGAACGAAAGAGGATTGAAGCAAACCTCATATAA
- a CDS encoding ATP-binding protein, protein MQPLAVACECRKIEKLKNEWKYSGINVEQSKLTFSSFEVWNNASQRMKDTAAAYCTDFDEIKDTRRNSILLCGQVGSGKTHCSIAVALNFLKQRIKVLYMPYRDVITKIKQNMIDEEYYTRTISKYQLCEVLLIDDLFKGKINETDTNIMFEIINYRYLNFLPIIVSSEFSIDRLLTFDEGVASRIYEMSKDYVVEVEKDIRNNYRLK, encoded by the coding sequence ATGCAGCCTCTTGCTGTAGCCTGTGAATGCAGAAAAATAGAAAAACTAAAGAATGAGTGGAAGTATTCTGGAATCAATGTTGAACAAAGTAAACTTACTTTTTCTAGTTTTGAAGTTTGGAATAATGCGTCACAAAGGATGAAGGACACTGCAGCAGCATATTGTACTGATTTTGATGAAATAAAAGATACTAGGCGAAATAGTATTTTATTATGTGGACAGGTTGGCAGCGGTAAAACGCATTGCAGTATTGCTGTTGCATTGAATTTTTTAAAACAAAGAATTAAAGTGCTGTACATGCCTTATCGTGATGTAATCACAAAGATAAAACAAAATATGATTGATGAAGAATATTATACTAGGACCATCTCAAAGTATCAATTATGTGAGGTACTACTTATTGATGATCTCTTTAAGGGAAAAATCAATGAAACAGATACAAATATTATGTTTGAAATTATTAATTACAGATATCTTAATTTTCTTCCTATCATAGTCAGCAGCGAATTCTCTATTGACAGATTACTGACATTTGATGAAGGGGTTGCTTCAAGAATATATGAAATGTCAAAAGATTATGTTGTAGAAGTTGAGAAGGATATTAGGAATAATTATAGACTTAAATAA
- a CDS encoding AbrB/MazE/SpoVT family DNA-binding domain-containing protein encodes MKSSGIVRKLDPLGRIVIPKEIRKVLEIYEGDSMEIIKVDNGVVVKKYIKGCIFCGSDKDVVEFNGAVVCDGCRKALGHD; translated from the coding sequence ATGAAATCATCAGGAATAGTAAGAAAGCTCGACCCACTTGGAAGGATTGTAATACCAAAAGAAATAAGAAAGGTACTAGAAATTTACGAGGGAGATTCCATGGAAATAATTAAGGTTGATAATGGGGTGGTTGTTAAAAAATATATTAAAGGATGCATTTTTTGTGGAAGTGATAAAGATGTTGTTGAATTTAATGGAGCAGTTGTTTGCGATGGATGCAGAAAGGCTTTAGGGCATGATTAA
- a CDS encoding RrF2 family transcriptional regulator — MKYTKATNYALHTIVYMMENAKSEKLSVSALAEHFNLSTTYLSKILTQLVKADLIESTPGANGGYVLRKDMRSISFMDVIKATEGTGSLFVCNLNENSKCLIEKVMSEAENVLENYLEDKKLYDLTQNKSNCKTNKE; from the coding sequence TTGAAATATACAAAAGCAACAAATTATGCTCTACATACAATTGTATATATGATGGAAAATGCGAAAAGTGAAAAGCTAAGCGTAAGTGCTCTAGCGGAACACTTTAATTTATCTACTACATATCTTTCGAAAATTTTAACTCAGCTGGTAAAAGCTGATTTAATTGAGTCAACTCCAGGTGCAAATGGAGGTTACGTTTTGCGTAAAGACATGAGGTCTATTTCTTTTATGGATGTTATTAAGGCCACTGAAGGAACTGGCTCATTATTTGTTTGCAATTTAAATGAAAATAGCAAATGCTTGATTGAAAAAGTAATGTCAGAAGCTGAAAATGTACTAGAAAATTATCTAGAAGATAAAAAACTATATGATCTGACTCAAAATAAATCAAACTGCAAAACCAACAAAGAATAA
- a CDS encoding MATE family efflux transporter — protein sequence MDKIQELEQKPIGKLLIQYSVPTVLSLLINSLYIVIDRMFIGNISEVGTLALTGIGLTMPITTIVVALSALISMGASSNISIKLGEGNKEEAENFAGNALSLSIVLGLLVTSLYMIFQNSILGWLGINGEVLSYTKDFITIIMAGTVFNMLGFCLPFIVRSDGNPIFSAAITITGCILNILLDALFIYVFHMGIKGAAIATVIAQFTTVILGLYYFMKLKNTLILKKINFKLHISIVKAIFLIGLVPFSNQLFVSVAQIVSNYSLNLYGGELAIGAMTVLNSITILFLMPVYGIAQGFQPIIGYNYAKKNYGRTLKTLALAVLFSTGFLAVSAIIMQLFPKFAVSLFTQNPELVNISINGLKKYTVLIFLISIPTFGSGFMMLTGKPKTAVILSISRQSVILALTIFFLPKVIGQDGLWFAQPITDLLSSIITIILFIKGYSDILYKKNINKGIRKTISRIL from the coding sequence ATGGACAAAATACAAGAACTTGAACAAAAACCTATTGGAAAATTACTTATACAATATTCAGTTCCAACAGTACTCAGTTTATTGATTAATTCACTTTATATAGTAATCGATCGGATGTTTATAGGAAATATATCAGAAGTCGGAACTCTAGCCTTAACTGGAATTGGCCTTACAATGCCAATTACTACAATAGTAGTAGCTTTATCTGCTCTCATATCAATGGGGGCCAGCTCTAATATCTCTATAAAACTCGGAGAAGGCAATAAAGAAGAAGCTGAAAATTTTGCAGGAAATGCACTATCTCTAAGCATTGTTTTAGGGCTTTTGGTTACTAGTCTCTATATGATATTTCAAAATTCAATATTAGGATGGCTCGGTATAAACGGTGAAGTATTATCTTATACTAAAGATTTTATTACAATCATCATGGCTGGTACCGTATTTAATATGCTGGGATTTTGTCTGCCTTTTATCGTTCGTTCTGATGGAAATCCTATATTTTCAGCTGCTATTACAATTACAGGGTGCATTCTTAATATATTACTTGATGCCTTATTTATATATGTATTTCACATGGGAATAAAAGGTGCAGCTATTGCTACTGTCATTGCTCAATTTACTACCGTAATTCTTGGACTTTATTATTTTATGAAATTAAAAAATACTTTGATACTTAAAAAGATCAATTTCAAATTACATATTTCAATTGTAAAAGCTATTTTCTTAATTGGGTTAGTTCCATTTTCTAATCAATTATTCGTAAGTGTTGCACAAATTGTAAGCAATTATTCCTTAAATTTATATGGTGGAGAACTAGCAATTGGCGCAATGACTGTACTAAACTCTATTACAATATTATTTTTGATGCCAGTTTATGGAATAGCTCAAGGCTTCCAGCCCATTATCGGTTATAATTATGCAAAAAAGAACTATGGCAGAACCCTGAAGACTCTTGCCCTTGCTGTTTTGTTTAGTACTGGATTCTTGGCAGTTAGTGCTATAATTATGCAGCTATTTCCCAAATTCGCTGTTAGTCTTTTTACGCAGAACCCTGAACTTGTGAATATTTCTATAAATGGCTTAAAAAAATATACAGTGCTTATCTTTCTTATTTCCATTCCTACCTTTGGCTCTGGCTTCATGATGCTAACAGGTAAACCTAAAACTGCCGTAATATTAAGTATATCAAGGCAATCAGTGATATTAGCACTAACTATATTTTTCTTACCAAAGGTAATTGGTCAAGACGGACTATGGTTCGCTCAACCTATAACAGACCTTTTATCTAGCATTATCACAATTATATTATTCATAAAAGGATATAGTGATATTTTATACAAAAAAAACATCAACAAGGGTATAAGAAAGACAATATCCAGGATACTTTAG
- a CDS encoding DUF2922 domain-containing protein, whose product MEYSLSMTFLTVAGEKSTLSVSGVKPTLTKDEVNALMDTVISKNVFKTDSGDLVKKSGAQVTQRQVTKFEVA is encoded by the coding sequence ATGGAATATTCTTTATCTATGACTTTTTTAACTGTAGCCGGTGAAAAAAGTACTTTAAGTGTTTCTGGAGTTAAACCTACTCTTACAAAAGATGAGGTTAACGCGCTTATGGACACTGTAATTTCTAAAAATGTTTTCAAGACTGATTCTGGTGATTTAGTTAAGAAATCTGGTGCTCAAGTTACTCAAAGACAAGTTACCAAATTTGAGGTAGCTTAG
- the ltrA gene encoding group II intron reverse transcriptase/maturase: MEESLKLEKRQLLRNNEYYAMQNEFDNLYKQSCNNKNFINLMKHITSDNNILLAYRNIKKNKGSTTVGTDNLNINYFKNMETKKFIERIQNKFDNYIPKSVRRVEIPKQNGKTRPLGIPCIEDRILQQCIKQVLEPICEAKFYKHSYGFRPNRSTKHAIARCMQIMNFSNAYYVVDIDIKGFFDNVNHSKLKKQLWNIGIHDKNLICIIGKILKSEIQGIGIPTKGTPQGGIISPLLSNIVLNELDWWISSQWETFETRYKYTQQSHKYKAMKTSNLKEIRLVRYADDFKIFCKDFKTAQKIYNATRLWLKERLDLDISPDKSKITNLRKNYTEFLGFKLMVKPKRNKYVCQSRMCDKSKNNAINKLKDQIKKIQKQENSNEVSILNSMILGIHNYYNIATYISKDVKKISFLVTGTLEMRLKNWISNKPKFSETYKRLYGNYNGKIRTIYNVTIFPIYGCKTRPPNNFNQNICNYTERGRLLIHDRLKGYYHLIKYLLKSSNYTGTAELCDNMLSLIAGQKGKCYITGLDLETDNMECHHKIPKSNGGTDEYKNLVWLCAEAHVLVHCNEKYTITKYLGLLSLDEKGLKRVNSLRKLVGNSVI, from the coding sequence TTGGAGGAAAGCTTAAAATTAGAGAAACGACAGTTACTAAGAAATAATGAATATTACGCAATGCAAAATGAATTTGACAATTTGTATAAACAATCTTGCAATAATAAAAATTTCATTAATTTAATGAAACATATAACATCTGACAATAATATCTTACTAGCATATAGAAACATTAAAAAAAATAAAGGTTCAACAACAGTTGGAACCGATAATCTTAATATAAATTACTTTAAAAACATGGAAACAAAAAAGTTTATTGAACGTATCCAAAATAAATTCGATAATTATATTCCAAAAAGTGTGAGACGAGTTGAAATACCTAAACAAAATGGTAAAACCAGACCGCTAGGTATACCCTGTATTGAAGATAGAATTCTCCAACAATGTATTAAGCAAGTTTTAGAACCCATATGTGAAGCTAAATTTTATAAGCATAGTTATGGATTTAGACCTAATAGGTCAACAAAACATGCTATTGCTAGATGTATGCAAATAATGAATTTTAGTAACGCATATTATGTAGTAGATATCGATATAAAGGGATTCTTTGATAATGTCAATCATAGCAAACTAAAAAAACAGCTATGGAACATTGGCATACATGATAAAAACTTGATTTGTATAATTGGTAAAATACTAAAATCAGAAATACAAGGAATTGGAATACCAACAAAAGGAACACCACAAGGGGGTATAATTAGTCCTTTATTATCTAATATAGTTCTAAATGAATTGGACTGGTGGATTAGTTCTCAATGGGAAACATTTGAAACAAGATATAAATATACCCAACAATCACACAAATATAAAGCCATGAAAACAAGTAATTTAAAAGAAATACGTCTAGTTAGATATGCTGATGACTTTAAAATCTTTTGCAAAGATTTTAAAACTGCACAGAAGATTTATAATGCTACAAGATTGTGGTTAAAAGAAAGATTGGACTTAGATATAAGTCCTGACAAATCTAAAATAACAAATTTAAGAAAAAACTATACAGAATTTCTAGGATTTAAACTTATGGTTAAGCCTAAAAGAAATAAATATGTTTGTCAAAGTCGAATGTGTGATAAATCTAAAAATAATGCCATTAATAAACTTAAAGACCAAATAAAGAAAATCCAAAAGCAAGAAAATAGTAATGAAGTATCAATCTTAAACTCAATGATACTAGGTATTCATAACTACTATAATATTGCTACCTATATAAGTAAAGATGTAAAGAAAATTAGTTTCTTAGTTACAGGAACCTTAGAAATGCGATTAAAGAATTGGATATCAAATAAACCTAAATTTTCTGAAACATATAAACGGTTATATGGAAATTATAATGGTAAGATACGTACTATTTATAACGTCACTATCTTCCCTATTTATGGTTGTAAGACCAGACCACCTAATAATTTTAATCAAAATATATGTAATTATACTGAAAGAGGTCGATTGTTAATTCATGACAGACTTAAAGGATATTATCATTTAATCAAATATCTTTTAAAATCTTCGAATTATACTGGAACTGCTGAACTCTGTGATAATATGCTATCTCTGATAGCAGGACAAAAAGGTAAATGTTACATAACAGGTCTAGACTTAGAAACTGATAATATGGAATGCCATCATAAGATACCGAAAAGTAATGGTGGAACAGATGAGTATAAAAATCTTGTTTGGCTATGCGCCGAAGCTCATGTTCTTGTACATTGCAATGAAAAATATACCATAACTAAATATCTAGGTTTATTGTCCTTGGACGAAAAAGGGTTAAAACGAGTCAATTCTTTAAGAAAGTTAGTAGGAAATTCAGTTATTTAA
- a CDS encoding ATP-binding protein: MCNESKIKISVEDTGIGIPLCMQSRIFDTFTQVDQVYRRKAEGSGIGLDLVKSFVEMHGGKVVVESSYGKGSILYS, from the coding sequence ATCTGCAATGAAAGCAAAATAAAAATATCAGTAGAGGATACAGGAATAGGAATACCTTTATGTATGCAGAGCAGAATATTTGATACATTTACACAGGTTGATCAAGTATATAGAAGAAAAGCTGAAGGCAGCGGAATAGGCTTGGATCTTGTAAAATCCTTCGTAGAAATGCATGGAGGAAAAGTGGTTGTCGAAAGTAGTTATGGAAAGGGAAGCATTTTATATTCTTAA
- a CDS encoding methyl-accepting chemotaxis protein: protein MFKRINNLKIASKLVLLFTFVSIFTGIVGFLGIHNMDKLNNNTKLMYEYNFKSIQTLDEIKQNYLIIRGDLTALAYNDEMDISQKNITVKEVQTLLDNNSKLLESYKNELIAEHEKDTFTKIENSAKDYSYVAKKIYTFALDGNNKSSMGEISKGAAIRENLFKSLDEIISMNINEASTNSQNNIITYNSSKIIVIVITIFIFIASIIIGMLLSISISKELRKIIDFSKALGEGDLTKEIDIKYNDEIGEVANALNKSKENIKVLISQMVGSSGDISAASEELSATAEEVSSKMQMVNDSTEQITKGVQDLSATTEEVSASAEEIANATSELNNKANKSFKSASEIKKRAEEIKQKAIQNIEDGNKIYEENKMNILKAIDEGKIVQDVKIMADSIGEIAAQTNLLALNAAIEAARAGEMGKGFAVVADEVRSLAEQSSNAVASIQGMVHRVQNAFDNLSESGQEVLDYIENSVKPSYELLKNTGIQYEKDAEFVNDIASDIASSSEQMKEVINQINFALESLSATAVESATSSEEILVSINEVTLAIEEVAKSSQSQAETAETLGELSQKFSI, encoded by the coding sequence ATGTTTAAAAGGATTAATAATTTAAAAATAGCATCAAAATTAGTTTTATTATTTACATTTGTATCTATATTTACAGGTATAGTTGGGTTTTTAGGGATACACAATATGGACAAATTAAATAATAATACTAAATTGATGTATGAATATAATTTTAAATCTATACAGACACTGGATGAAATAAAACAAAACTATTTAATCATTCGTGGAGATCTAACTGCATTAGCATATAATGATGAAATGGATATAAGTCAAAAAAATATTACTGTTAAAGAGGTGCAAACTTTATTAGATAATAATTCAAAACTTTTAGAAAGTTACAAGAATGAATTGATTGCAGAACATGAAAAAGATACGTTTACCAAAATAGAAAATTCAGCAAAAGATTATTCGTATGTAGCTAAGAAAATATATACTTTTGCTTTAGATGGAAATAATAAATCTTCAATGGGAGAAATTTCAAAAGGGGCTGCTATAAGAGAAAATCTTTTCAAATCATTAGATGAAATAATTTCTATGAATATTAATGAAGCAAGCACTAATTCGCAAAATAATATAATAACTTATAATAGTTCAAAGATTATAGTTATTGTAATTACTATATTCATATTTATTGCTTCTATAATTATTGGAATGTTATTATCTATATCTATTTCAAAGGAATTGAGAAAAATAATTGATTTTTCAAAAGCTCTAGGTGAAGGAGACTTAACAAAGGAAATAGATATTAAATATAATGATGAAATTGGTGAAGTTGCAAATGCATTGAACAAATCCAAAGAAAATATAAAGGTATTAATATCTCAAATGGTAGGTAGTTCAGGTGATATTAGCGCTGCTAGTGAAGAATTGTCAGCTACTGCTGAAGAAGTTTCTTCAAAAATGCAAATGGTCAATGATTCTACTGAACAAATAACTAAAGGAGTTCAGGACTTAAGTGCAACAACTGAAGAAGTTAGTGCATCAGCAGAAGAAATAGCAAATGCAACTAGCGAATTAAATAATAAGGCAAATAAAAGCTTTAAATCTGCAAGCGAAATAAAGAAAAGGGCAGAAGAAATAAAACAAAAAGCAATACAAAATATTGAAGATGGAAATAAGATTTATGAAGAAAATAAAATGAATATTCTTAAAGCTATTGATGAAGGAAAAATAGTTCAAGATGTTAAGATAATGGCAGATTCCATAGGAGAGATAGCAGCTCAAACTAATTTACTTGCATTAAATGCGGCTATAGAAGCTGCAAGAGCAGGAGAAATGGGAAAAGGATTTGCTGTAGTTGCAGATGAGGTACGAAGCCTTGCAGAACAATCATCAAACGCAGTAGCTAGCATTCAAGGAATGGTTCATAGGGTTCAAAATGCTTTTGATAATCTATCAGAAAGTGGACAAGAAGTTTTAGACTACATTGAAAACAGTGTTAAACCAAGTTATGAATTGTTAAAAAATACAGGGATTCAATATGAAAAAGATGCGGAATTTGTAAATGATATAGCAAGTGATATTGCAAGTTCATCAGAACAAATGAAAGAAGTTATAAATCAAATAAATTTTGCGTTAGAAAGTTTGTCTGCAACAGCGGTAGAATCAGCTACTAGTTCTGAAGAGATATTAGTTAGTATTAATGAAGTAACATTAGCAATTGAAGAAGTAGCCAAATCATCTCAAAGTCAAGCAGAAACAGCTGAGACATTAGGTGAACTATCTCAAAAATTTAGTATTTAA